A window from Pseudomonas campi encodes these proteins:
- a CDS encoding DEAD/DEAH box helicase, producing the protein MSFASLGLSEALVRAVEAAGYTQPTPVQQRAIPAALQGRDLMVAAQTGTGKTGGFALPILERLFPNGHPDREQRHGPKQPRVLVLTPTRELAAQVHDSFKLYARDLHFVSACIFGGVGMNPQVQALAKGVDVLVACPGRLLDLANQRAIDLSHVEILVLDEADRMLDMGFIHDVKKVLAKLPAQRQNLLFSATFSKDITDLAGKLLHNPERIEVTPPNTTVERIEQCIYRLPASHKRALLAHLITQGAWEQVLVFTRTKHGANRLAEYLDKHGLSAVAIHGNKSQNARTKALADFKAGDVRILVATDIAARGLDIDQLPHVVNFELPNVEEDYVHRIGRTGRAGRSGEAISLVAPDEEKLLKGIERMTKQRIRDGNTMGFDPSTVEVEKPEVRGPRPERQPRADRPRHEAKKPEGAAVDKEKRSNNRRDRLKPQGQAAAGEQQPRQAREPREPRAPREQREPRAAREPKAPLTPPPNRDPEEFLDDEFDNFGNRADYVPVPAKPQGRANPRRGGQPGQPAQGRSQGKPQGQGQGPRQGAGGQGSGKPKTGQRPQGQGRNGSGQGRGAGAPRRDDVRQERQEPAVQTKQPLIIRKGERLPTPEQLDSLAASRPRGEKPALLTRKSEQE; encoded by the coding sequence ATGTCCTTTGCCTCCCTCGGTCTCTCCGAGGCTTTAGTCCGTGCGGTCGAAGCCGCCGGCTACACCCAACCCACACCGGTGCAACAGCGGGCCATTCCCGCCGCGTTGCAAGGTCGCGACCTGATGGTGGCGGCTCAGACGGGTACGGGTAAAACCGGCGGCTTCGCCCTGCCGATCCTCGAGCGCCTGTTCCCCAACGGTCACCCGGACCGCGAACAGCGCCACGGCCCCAAACAACCGCGCGTACTGGTCCTGACCCCCACCCGCGAACTGGCCGCCCAGGTGCACGACAGCTTCAAGCTGTATGCCCGCGATTTGCATTTCGTCAGCGCCTGCATCTTCGGCGGCGTTGGCATGAACCCGCAGGTGCAGGCCCTGGCCAAGGGCGTCGATGTCCTGGTGGCCTGCCCCGGTCGCCTGCTCGACCTGGCCAACCAGCGCGCCATCGACCTGTCGCACGTGGAAATCCTGGTCCTCGACGAAGCCGACCGCATGCTCGACATGGGCTTCATCCATGACGTGAAGAAGGTCCTCGCCAAGCTGCCCGCGCAGCGGCAGAACCTGCTGTTCTCGGCGACCTTCTCCAAGGACATCACCGACCTCGCCGGCAAGCTGCTGCACAACCCGGAGCGCATCGAGGTCACCCCGCCGAACACCACGGTCGAGCGCATCGAACAGTGCATCTACCGCCTGCCGGCCAGCCACAAGCGCGCCCTGCTCGCCCACCTGATCACCCAGGGTGCATGGGAACAGGTGCTGGTGTTCACCCGCACCAAGCACGGCGCCAACCGCCTGGCCGAATACCTCGACAAGCATGGCCTGTCGGCCGTGGCGATCCACGGCAACAAGAGCCAGAACGCCCGCACCAAGGCCCTGGCCGACTTCAAGGCAGGTGATGTGCGCATCCTGGTCGCCACCGACATCGCCGCCCGTGGCCTGGACATCGACCAGCTGCCGCACGTGGTCAACTTCGAGCTGCCCAATGTCGAGGAAGACTACGTGCACCGCATCGGCCGTACCGGCCGGGCCGGGCGTAGCGGCGAGGCGATCTCTCTGGTGGCGCCGGACGAGGAGAAGCTGCTCAAGGGCATCGAGCGGATGACCAAGCAGCGCATTCGCGACGGCAACACCATGGGCTTCGATCCGTCCACCGTCGAAGTTGAAAAACCGGAAGTGCGCGGCCCGCGCCCGGAGCGCCAGCCGCGCGCCGATCGCCCGCGTCACGAAGCGAAGAAGCCGGAAGGCGCCGCCGTGGACAAGGAAAAGCGCTCGAACAACCGCCGCGACCGCCTCAAGCCGCAAGGCCAGGCCGCCGCCGGCGAGCAGCAGCCACGCCAGGCCCGTGAGCCGCGCGAGCCCCGTGCTCCGCGTGAGCAGCGCGAACCCCGCGCCGCCCGCGAGCCGAAGGCGCCGCTGACGCCGCCGCCAAATCGTGATCCGGAAGAATTCCTCGACGACGAGTTCGACAACTTTGGCAACCGCGCGGACTACGTACCCGTGCCGGCCAAACCGCAAGGGCGCGCCAACCCGCGTCGCGGTGGCCAGCCGGGCCAACCCGCGCAGGGTCGTAGCCAGGGCAAACCGCAAGGTCAGGGCCAGGGTCCACGCCAAGGCGCTGGTGGCCAGGGCAGCGGCAAGCCGAAGACCGGCCAACGTCCGCAAGGCCAGGGCCGTAACGGTTCGGGCCAGGGCCGCGGCGCCGGTGCTCCACGTCGCGATGACGTGCGCCAGGAGCGTCAGGAACCGGCCGTGCAGACCAAGCAGCCGCTGATCATCCGCAAGGGTGAGCGCCTGCCGACGCCGGAACAGCTGGACAGCCTGGCTGCCAGCCGTCCGCGCGGCGAGAAGCCGGCACTACTGACGCGCAAGTCTGAGCAGGAATAA
- a CDS encoding YceI family protein, with the protein MLKQSLAALTLGAALFAGQAMAADYAIDKQGQHAFINFKISHLGYSWLYGTFKDFDGSFSFDAKAPEASKVNVSINTASVDSNHAERDKHLRSGDFLNVEKNPTASFASTSVKSTGADTADITGNLTLNGVTKPVVIKAKFLGEGSDPWGGYRAGFEGSTTLKLKDFDIQKDLGPASQEVELILSVEGVRE; encoded by the coding sequence ATGCTCAAGCAATCCCTCGCCGCCCTCACCCTGGGTGCCGCCCTGTTCGCCGGCCAGGCCATGGCCGCCGACTACGCCATCGACAAGCAAGGCCAGCACGCCTTCATCAACTTCAAGATCAGCCACCTTGGCTACAGCTGGCTGTACGGCACCTTCAAGGACTTCGACGGCAGCTTCAGCTTCGACGCCAAGGCGCCGGAGGCGAGCAAGGTCAACGTCAGCATCAACACCGCCAGCGTCGACTCCAACCACGCCGAGCGCGACAAGCACCTGCGCAGCGGCGACTTCCTCAACGTCGAGAAGAACCCCACCGCGAGCTTCGCCTCCACTTCGGTCAAGTCGACCGGTGCAGACACCGCCGATATCACCGGCAACCTGACCCTCAACGGTGTGACCAAGCCGGTGGTGATCAAGGCCAAGTTCCTCGGCGAAGGCAGCGACCCATGGGGCGGCTACCGTGCCGGCTTCGAAGGCAGCACCACGCTCAAGCTGAAGGACTTCGACATCCAGAAGGACCTCGGCCCGGCTTCCCAGGAAGTCGAGCTGATCCTGTCGGTAGAGGGTGTGCGCGAGTAA
- a CDS encoding cytochrome b: MQWRNSSSRYGLVSILLHWVVALVVFGLFGLGLWMVGLDYYSSWYRTAPDLHKSIGLTLFALMLARLLWRLLSPPPLAPSNHGKLTQLASKLGHAALYLGLFVLMLSGYLISTADGRGISLFGLFEIPATLTSIPDQADIAGLVHEYLAWGLVVFAGLHALAALKHHFIDRDATLTRMLGRASK; this comes from the coding sequence ATGCAATGGCGCAATTCGAGTTCCCGCTATGGCCTGGTCAGCATCCTGCTGCACTGGGTTGTCGCCCTGGTGGTTTTCGGCCTGTTCGGCCTGGGCCTGTGGATGGTCGGCCTGGACTACTACAGCAGCTGGTACCGCACCGCGCCCGATCTGCATAAAAGCATCGGCCTGACCCTCTTCGCCCTGATGCTGGCCCGCCTGCTGTGGCGTTTGCTCAGCCCGCCGCCACTGGCGCCGAGCAACCACGGCAAGCTGACCCAGCTAGCGTCCAAACTCGGCCATGCCGCGCTGTACCTGGGCCTGTTCGTGCTGATGCTCTCCGGCTACCTGATCTCCACCGCCGATGGCCGGGGCATCAGCCTGTTCGGCCTGTTCGAGATTCCGGCGACCCTGACCAGCATTCCCGATCAGGCCGATATCGCCGGCCTGGTGCATGAATACCTCGCCTGGGGGCTGGTGGTTTTTGCCGGCCTGCATGCCCTGGCGGCCCTTAAACATCACTTCATCGACCGTGATGCGACGCTGACGCGCATGCTCGGTCGTGCCAGCAAGTAA